The Methylomagnum ishizawai genome has a window encoding:
- the oadA gene encoding sodium-extruding oxaloacetate decarboxylase subunit alpha produces MATPLGITDVVLRDAHQSLLATRLRIEDMLPICGKLDQVGFWSLESWGGATFDACIRYLGEDPWERLRTLKQALPKTPLQMLLRAQNLLGYRHYADDVVDQFVERCAVNGVDVFRIFDAMNDPRNFERAIQATLAVGKHAQGTISYTVSPVHTIEMWVDLAKRLEDMGSHSIAIKDMAGLLKPYVAYELVSRLKQAVSVPIHMQSHATTGLSTATILKCAEAGIDNVDTAISSMSMTYGHSATEAVVAAFEGQDRDTGLNLKLLEEIAAYFREVRKKYAKFEGSLRGVDSRILVAQVPGGMLTNMESQLKEQGALDQFDAVLEEIPRVREDLGFIPLVTPTSQIVGTQAVMNVLMGERYKSIAKETQGILKGEYGSTPAPVNAELRERVLQGAEPITCRPADLLEPEMDKLTAELHKLAGEQSFKLAGDAIDDVLTYALFPQIGLKFLQNRGKPEAFEPPPSAEKAAPQATAFDVTVNGRVYRVDAGSGEVLSVNGRDYKVAVAPAAGAVPVARPVSGGGGETVKAPMAGHILRIQVKEGQHAEPNKVVIVMEAMKMETEIRTRNGGLVANIAVKVGDTVAAQDVLMTLE; encoded by the coding sequence CGCATCGAGGACATGCTGCCGATCTGCGGAAAACTGGACCAAGTCGGTTTTTGGTCGCTGGAAAGCTGGGGCGGGGCGACCTTCGACGCCTGTATCCGCTATCTCGGCGAAGACCCCTGGGAACGCCTCCGCACACTCAAGCAAGCGCTGCCGAAGACGCCGCTGCAAATGCTGCTACGCGCCCAGAACCTGCTGGGCTACCGGCATTACGCCGACGATGTGGTCGATCAATTCGTGGAACGCTGCGCCGTCAACGGGGTGGATGTGTTCCGCATCTTCGACGCCATGAACGACCCCCGCAATTTCGAGCGGGCCATCCAAGCCACCCTGGCCGTGGGCAAGCACGCCCAAGGCACGATTTCCTATACCGTCAGCCCGGTCCACACCATCGAGATGTGGGTGGACCTCGCCAAGCGCCTGGAGGACATGGGCTCGCATTCCATCGCCATCAAGGACATGGCTGGATTATTGAAACCCTATGTGGCCTACGAGTTGGTCAGCCGCCTGAAACAGGCGGTGAGCGTGCCCATCCACATGCAATCCCACGCCACCACGGGACTCAGCACCGCCACCATCCTCAAGTGCGCGGAAGCCGGCATCGACAACGTGGATACCGCCATTTCCTCGATGAGCATGACCTACGGCCACAGCGCCACCGAGGCCGTGGTCGCCGCGTTCGAAGGCCAGGACCGCGACACCGGCCTGAACCTCAAACTACTGGAAGAAATCGCCGCCTATTTCCGCGAAGTGCGGAAGAAGTACGCCAAGTTCGAGGGGAGCCTTAGGGGCGTCGATAGCCGCATCCTGGTGGCCCAGGTACCGGGCGGCATGTTAACCAATATGGAAAGCCAGTTGAAGGAACAAGGCGCTTTGGACCAATTCGACGCCGTGTTGGAAGAAATCCCCCGCGTGCGCGAAGACCTGGGGTTCATTCCGCTGGTGACGCCCACCTCCCAAATCGTCGGCACCCAGGCGGTGATGAACGTCTTGATGGGCGAGCGCTACAAATCCATCGCCAAGGAAACCCAAGGCATTTTAAAAGGCGAATACGGGTCCACGCCCGCCCCGGTCAACGCCGAATTGCGGGAACGGGTATTACAGGGGGCCGAGCCCATCACCTGCCGTCCCGCCGACCTACTGGAACCCGAAATGGACAAGCTCACGGCGGAGCTCCACAAACTCGCTGGTGAACAAAGCTTCAAACTGGCCGGGGACGCCATCGACGACGTGCTGACCTATGCCCTGTTCCCGCAGATCGGCCTCAAATTCCTGCAAAACCGCGGCAAGCCCGAAGCCTTCGAGCCGCCGCCCAGCGCCGAGAAGGCGGCACCGCAAGCCACCGCATTCGACGTGACCGTGAATGGCCGGGTCTACCGGGTCGATGCCGGCAGCGGCGAGGTGCTATCGGTCAATGGCCGGGATTACAAAGTGGCCGTGGCCCCGGCGGCGGGCGCGGTTCCGGTGGCGCGGCCCGTAAGCGGCGGCGGCGGCGAAACCGTCAAAGCCCCGATGGCCGGCCATATCCTGCGCATCCAGGTCAAGGAGGGCCAGCACGCCGAACCCAACAAGGTGGTGATCGTGATGGAAGCCATGAAGATGGAAACCGAAATCCGCACCCGCAACGGCGGCCTGGTCGCGAACATCGCCGTCAAGGTCGGCGATACCGTCGCGGCCCAGGACGTTCTGATGACCCTGGAGTGA
- a CDS encoding sodium ion-translocating decarboxylase subunit beta, producing the protein MEGFIQLWESTGLSNFQPGQAMMMAVGFLLLYLAIKKEFEPLLLLPIGFGAVLSNIPVAGIAEEGGILSYLYLGIKSGIFPLLIFMGVGAMTDFGPMLANPKTLLLGAAAQFGIFGTLLGALALNLVPGLHFSFKDAAAIAIIGGADGPTSIYVASKLAPDLLGAIAVAAYSYMALVPLIQPPIMRALTTPEERLIEMAQLRRVSRVEKVVFPMVLLILSAMLLPSAAPLIGMFCLGNLLRESGVVDRLSKTSQNELINIVTIFLGLSVGSKLSAGQFLRAETLGILVLGALAFSFGTASGVLMAKAMNLITPNNKVNPLIGAAGVSAVPMSARVANKVGQESNPHNFLLMHAMGPNVAGVIGSAVAAGVLLALVR; encoded by the coding sequence ATGGAAGGTTTCATCCAACTCTGGGAAAGCACCGGGCTGTCCAATTTCCAGCCCGGACAGGCGATGATGATGGCGGTGGGTTTCCTGCTGCTGTACCTCGCCATCAAAAAGGAATTCGAGCCGCTGCTGCTGTTGCCCATCGGCTTCGGCGCGGTGTTGAGCAATATCCCGGTCGCCGGGATCGCCGAGGAAGGCGGCATCCTGTCCTATCTCTATCTGGGCATCAAGTCGGGCATCTTCCCCTTGTTGATCTTCATGGGCGTGGGGGCGATGACCGATTTCGGCCCGATGCTGGCCAACCCCAAAACCCTGCTGTTGGGCGCGGCGGCGCAGTTCGGCATCTTCGGCACCCTGCTCGGGGCCTTGGCCTTGAACCTGGTGCCGGGACTCCATTTCAGCTTCAAGGACGCCGCCGCCATCGCCATCATCGGCGGCGCGGATGGCCCGACCTCGATCTATGTCGCCTCGAAACTGGCTCCCGACCTGCTCGGGGCCATCGCCGTGGCGGCCTATTCCTACATGGCCCTGGTGCCCTTGATCCAGCCGCCCATCATGCGCGCCCTCACCACGCCGGAAGAGCGCCTGATCGAAATGGCCCAGCTCCGCCGCGTGTCCAGGGTCGAGAAGGTGGTGTTCCCCATGGTGCTGTTGATCCTGAGCGCCATGCTGCTGCCCTCGGCGGCCCCCTTGATCGGCATGTTCTGCCTGGGGAATCTGCTGCGCGAATCCGGCGTGGTGGACCGCCTCAGCAAGACCTCGCAGAACGAACTCATCAACATCGTGACCATCTTCCTGGGATTGTCGGTGGGTTCCAAGCTCAGCGCCGGGCAGTTCCTCCGGGCCGAGACCTTGGGGATTCTGGTACTGGGAGCCTTGGCGTTCAGCTTCGGCACGGCTTCGGGCGTCCTGATGGCGAAAGCCATGAACCTCATCACGCCGAACAACAAAGTCAATCCCTTGATCGGGGCCGCCGGGGTGTCCGCCGTGCCGATGTCGGCCCGCGTCGCCAACAAGGTCGGTCAGGAGAGCAACCCGCATAACTTCCTGTTGATGCACGCCATGGGGCCGAACGTGGCCGGGGTGATCGGGTCGGCGGTGGCGGCGGGGGTGTTGCTGGCCTTGGTGCGCTGA
- the murI gene encoding glutamate racemase yields MQSSFIGIFDSGVGGLAVHRAARELLPQQSFVYVADSGFAPYGDREPAYIAHRVAAIADALVERGAQALVIACNTATVTAVAALRAKHPIPIVGIEPAIKPAAALSRGGRVIVLATQRTTESEAVARLCARHGAGAQIVLQACPGLADLVEAGHIDGEAVTGLLKRYLAPVAARAGDVIVLGCTHFTFLADRIRGLVGPDVVLIEPSAAVARQLARRLPTGPAHDGPASETFYTTAATPPAIGAVMSKLLGRRVEALAAHGLGLAMPAIPPP; encoded by the coding sequence ATGCAATCGAGCTTCATCGGCATCTTCGACTCGGGCGTCGGCGGCTTGGCCGTCCACCGCGCCGCCCGCGAACTACTCCCGCAGCAATCCTTCGTCTACGTCGCCGACTCCGGCTTCGCGCCCTATGGCGACCGCGAACCCGCCTACATCGCCCACCGGGTCGCGGCCATCGCCGACGCCCTGGTCGAGCGCGGCGCGCAAGCCCTGGTCATCGCCTGCAACACCGCCACCGTGACCGCCGTGGCCGCGCTCCGGGCCAAGCACCCCATCCCCATCGTCGGCATCGAACCCGCCATCAAACCCGCCGCCGCCTTGAGCCGGGGCGGGCGGGTCATCGTCCTGGCGACCCAAAGGACCACCGAAAGCGAAGCCGTGGCCCGGCTCTGCGCCCGCCACGGGGCCGGTGCCCAAATCGTGCTGCAAGCCTGTCCCGGACTCGCCGATTTGGTCGAGGCCGGCCACATCGACGGCGAAGCGGTCACCGGCCTGCTCAAGCGCTATCTCGCCCCCGTGGCCGCGCGGGCGGGCGATGTCATCGTGCTGGGCTGTACCCATTTCACTTTCCTGGCCGACCGGATACGCGGCCTGGTCGGTCCCGATGTCGTCCTCATCGAACCCTCGGCAGCCGTGGCCCGGCAATTGGCGCGGCGGCTCCCCACCGGCCCGGCCCACGACGGCCCCGCCAGCGAAACCTTCTACACCACCGCCGCCACGCCGCCCGCCATCGGCGCGGTCATGTCCAAACTGCTGGGCCGCCGCGTCGAGGCGCTGGCGGCCCATGGGCTCGGCCTCGCCATGCCCGCTATCCCGCCGCCTTGA
- a CDS encoding cryptochrome/photolyase family protein, with protein sequence MKTAMVWFRQDLRLADNPALRAALAAAERVVPVYIHAPVSGGTWPMGSASRWWLHHSLMALDADLRRLGSRLVLRRGASFQVLAGLLAETGATAVYWNRCYEPSAIARDAEIKRVLRNEGYFTVESHNSGLLYEPWELLREGGQPYRVFTPFWKAMQKRGLDFPPEPAPADLPPVADELWSLAVGDLGLLPRIPWDAGFREGWQPGEDGAARRLAGFIDSALAGYHERRDRPDLPDTSRLSPYLHFGEVGPRQIVHAVRRALPPEAEAGAEAYVRELAWREFAHHLLYHFPDTTDAPLDAKFEAFPWATDDQEALTAWQRGQTGYPLVDAGMRELWRTGWMHNRVRMVVASLLTKNLLIPWRKGARWFWDTLVDADLANNTLGWQWTAGCGADAAPYFRVFNPVLQGQRFDPDGAYVRRWVPELAGLPDAAIHRPWEAAPAVLREAGVRLGETYPLPIVDLKSSRERALAAFARLKAAG encoded by the coding sequence ATGAAGACCGCGATGGTTTGGTTCCGCCAAGACCTGCGCCTCGCCGACAACCCCGCGCTGCGGGCCGCGCTCGCCGCCGCCGAGCGGGTGGTGCCGGTCTATATCCACGCCCCGGTCAGCGGCGGGACTTGGCCCATGGGGTCGGCGTCCCGTTGGTGGCTGCATCATAGCCTCATGGCGCTCGATGCCGATTTGCGCCGCCTGGGCTCGCGGTTGGTGCTGCGGCGCGGGGCGAGTTTCCAGGTGCTGGCCGGGCTGTTGGCCGAGACCGGCGCGACCGCCGTTTATTGGAACCGCTGCTACGAACCTTCCGCCATCGCCCGCGACGCCGAAATCAAGCGGGTGTTGCGCAACGAGGGCTATTTCACGGTCGAGAGCCATAACAGCGGCCTGTTGTACGAGCCTTGGGAACTGCTGCGCGAGGGCGGCCAGCCCTACCGGGTGTTCACGCCGTTCTGGAAGGCGATGCAGAAACGCGGGCTGGATTTTCCGCCCGAACCCGCGCCGGCAGACTTGCCACCGGTGGCCGATGAACTGTGGAGCTTGGCCGTCGGGGATTTGGGTTTGTTGCCCCGGATTCCGTGGGATGCCGGTTTCCGCGAAGGCTGGCAGCCGGGGGAAGACGGCGCGGCGCGGCGCTTGGCCGGATTCATCGATTCCGCCCTGGCGGGCTATCACGAACGGCGCGACCGGCCCGATTTGCCCGATACCTCGCGTTTGTCGCCCTATCTCCATTTCGGCGAGGTCGGCCCGCGCCAGATCGTCCACGCCGTGCGGCGGGCGCTGCCGCCCGAGGCCGAGGCTGGGGCCGAAGCCTATGTCCGCGAACTGGCGTGGCGGGAGTTCGCCCATCATCTGCTCTACCACTTCCCCGATACCACCGATGCGCCCTTGGACGCCAAGTTCGAGGCGTTCCCCTGGGCCACCGATGACCAGGAGGCGCTCACGGCTTGGCAGCGCGGCCAGACCGGCTATCCCCTGGTCGATGCCGGGATGCGCGAGTTGTGGCGCACCGGCTGGATGCACAACCGGGTGCGGATGGTGGTGGCGTCGCTGTTGACCAAGAACCTGCTGATTCCCTGGCGGAAGGGTGCGCGTTGGTTCTGGGATACTTTGGTGGATGCCGATTTGGCCAACAATACCCTGGGCTGGCAATGGACCGCCGGTTGCGGGGCCGACGCCGCGCCGTATTTCCGGGTGTTCAATCCGGTGTTGCAAGGGCAGCGCTTCGACCCCGACGGGGCTTATGTGCGGCGCTGGGTGCCGGAACTGGCGGGCTTGCCGGACGCGGCGATCCACCGGCCTTGGGAGGCCGCGCCCGCCGTGTTGCGGGAAGCGGGCGTGCGGCTCGGGGAAACCTATCCCCTGCCCATCGTGGATTTGAAGTCCAGCCGGGAGCGGGCCTTGGCGGCGTTTGCGCGGCTCAAGGCGGCGGGATAG
- a CDS encoding thiol-disulfide oxidoreductase DCC family protein, producing the protein MSEPNHTVLYDGGCPLCSREIAHYRRVAGAAAPIDWVDIAPLDANPAAYGVSRLEALQVFHVIDPAGQPHKGARGFLALWAILPRYRWLARVCRALRLEPVLDWAYRHFAGWHFAKRCRDGVCGTGGA; encoded by the coding sequence ATGTCCGAACCGAACCACACCGTTCTATACGATGGCGGCTGCCCGCTGTGCAGCCGGGAAATCGCCCATTACCGCCGCGTCGCGGGCGCGGCGGCCCCCATCGATTGGGTGGATATAGCGCCCCTCGACGCCAACCCCGCCGCCTATGGCGTGTCGCGCCTGGAAGCGCTACAGGTGTTCCATGTCATCGACCCCGCCGGGCAGCCGCATAAGGGGGCGCGGGGTTTCCTGGCGTTGTGGGCGATCCTGCCGCGTTACCGTTGGCTGGCCCGCGTATGCCGGGCCTTGCGCTTGGAGCCCGTGCTGGATTGGGCCTACCGCCATTTCGCGGGCTGGCATTTCGCCAAGCGTTGCCGCGATGGCGTGTGCGGGACGGGCGGCGCATGA
- a CDS encoding SRPBCC family protein has protein sequence MKVYRLHRVQRLPITLEQAWPFFSTPRNLERITPGFLNFVITSDPPEDIYAGLIITYRIAAVAGVPMTWATEIKHVEPLRRFVDEQRIGPFRFWYHEHSFRAVEDGIEMEDRVHYVMPWGWLGRLVHAVFIGARLRAIFDFRREYLAGLWQSAEALNPSPPPTCN, from the coding sequence ATGAAAGTCTATCGTTTGCACCGCGTCCAACGCCTGCCCATCACCCTGGAACAAGCCTGGCCGTTCTTCTCCACCCCGCGCAACCTGGAACGCATCACACCGGGCTTCCTCAACTTCGTGATCACCTCCGACCCGCCGGAGGATATTTATGCGGGACTCATTATCACCTACCGGATCGCCGCCGTGGCCGGGGTGCCGATGACCTGGGCGACGGAAATCAAGCATGTGGAGCCGCTACGCCGTTTCGTGGACGAGCAGCGGATCGGGCCGTTCCGGTTCTGGTATCACGAACACAGCTTCCGGGCGGTCGAGGACGGCATCGAAATGGAGGATAGAGTGCATTACGTCATGCCTTGGGGCTGGCTCGGTAGGCTGGTCCATGCCGTGTTCATCGGGGCGCGGCTCAGGGCGATTTTCGACTTCCGGCGGGAGTATCTGGCGGGGCTCTGGCAAAGCGCCGAAGCCCTCAATCCTTCACCGCCACCAACATGTAATTGA
- the ubiG gene encoding bifunctional 2-polyprenyl-6-hydroxyphenol methylase/3-demethylubiquinol 3-O-methyltransferase UbiG, translated as MNPSAPTLDPAEAARFEKLAQLWWQADGPFWPLHRLNGLRVGYIRDRLAGYFNRAATAGAPLAGLRLLDIGCGGGLLSEAMARLGAEVHGVDVVEKNIRIAERHAQASGLAIRYEWTGAEDLLARGESYDAVLNMEVVEHVADLPLFMRTCAGLVRPGGMMVVATINRTWASFLGAILGAEYVLRWLPKGTHQWRKFPSPEELRALLERDGMRLVGRTGVGMNPWHRTFRLIRYEGINYMLVAVKD; from the coding sequence ATGAACCCGTCCGCCCCGACCCTCGATCCCGCCGAAGCCGCCCGTTTCGAGAAACTGGCCCAACTCTGGTGGCAGGCGGACGGGCCGTTCTGGCCTTTGCACCGGCTGAACGGGTTGCGGGTGGGTTATATCCGCGACCGGTTGGCGGGGTATTTCAACCGCGCCGCCACCGCCGGGGCACCGCTGGCGGGACTCAGGCTGCTGGATATCGGCTGCGGCGGTGGTTTGCTGAGCGAGGCCATGGCGCGGCTGGGGGCCGAGGTGCATGGGGTGGACGTGGTGGAGAAGAACATCCGCATCGCCGAACGTCATGCCCAAGCCTCCGGGCTCGCCATCCGCTACGAATGGACCGGGGCGGAGGACTTGCTGGCGCGGGGCGAAAGCTACGACGCGGTCCTGAATATGGAAGTGGTGGAGCATGTGGCCGATTTGCCCTTGTTCATGCGGACTTGCGCCGGGTTGGTGAGGCCGGGCGGGATGATGGTGGTCGCCACGATCAACCGGACTTGGGCTTCGTTCCTGGGGGCGATCCTCGGGGCGGAATATGTGTTGCGCTGGTTGCCCAAGGGCACCCACCAGTGGCGGAAATTCCCTAGCCCTGAGGAACTCCGGGCTTTGCTGGAACGGGACGGGATGCGTCTGGTGGGGCGGACCGGGGTCGGCATGAATCCTTGGCACCGGACTTTCCGGCTGATCCGGTACGAGGGCATCAATTACATGTTGGTGGCGGTGAAGGATTGA
- the purE gene encoding 5-(carboxyamino)imidazole ribonucleotide mutase produces MVEIGIVMGSTSDWEIMQHAARQLKDLGVGYETQVVSAHRTPDLLFQYAETAQARGLKAIIAGAGGAAHLPGMLAAKTTLPILGVPVPSKYLKGLDSLYSIVQMPKGIPVATFAIGEAGAVNAGLFAAALLANHDPALQARLAEFRRKQTESVLAAALPELD; encoded by the coding sequence ATGGTAGAAATCGGCATCGTCATGGGCAGCACCAGCGACTGGGAAATCATGCAGCACGCGGCCCGGCAATTGAAGGACTTGGGCGTCGGCTACGAAACCCAGGTGGTTTCCGCCCACAGGACGCCGGACTTGCTGTTCCAATACGCGGAAACGGCCCAAGCGCGGGGACTCAAGGCCATCATCGCCGGGGCCGGGGGCGCGGCCCATCTGCCGGGGATGTTGGCGGCCAAGACAACGCTGCCGATCCTGGGCGTGCCGGTGCCCAGCAAATATCTCAAAGGCTTGGATTCGCTGTATTCCATCGTGCAAATGCCCAAGGGCATCCCGGTTGCCACCTTCGCCATCGGCGAAGCGGGCGCGGTCAACGCCGGGCTGTTCGCCGCCGCCCTGCTCGCCAACCACGATCCCGCGCTCCAGGCCCGGCTGGCCGAATTCCGCCGGAAACAAACTGAAAGCGTCCTCGCCGCCGCGTTGCCAGAGTTGGACTGA
- a CDS encoding 5-(carboxyamino)imidazole ribonucleotide synthase, producing the protein MKHILPNAMLGMLGGGQLGRMFTIAARAMGYRVTVLDPDPESPAGGLADVHLRAAYDDPAALDELAATCAAVTTEFENVPAESLRRLAERTRVSPSADSVSIAQDRIAEKRYIAGAGLAVAPFLAIETAQDLEQDLSGHLPGILKLARLGYDGKGQIRVATVAEAQAAFAQLGQKPCVLERRLNLQTEVSVIVARTGPGETTTFPVAENQHEAGILDISIVPARISPDVAQRARDMALQLAEAMDYRGVLAVEFFVLDGDELVINEIAPRPHNSGHYTLDACLNDQFEQQVRTLCGLPPGSTRLLSPVVMVNLLGDIWRDDEPAWDKLLSLPNAKLHLYGKKTARIGRKMGHFNVLGDAVDSALAQALELKRMLQNP; encoded by the coding sequence ATGAAACACATCCTGCCGAATGCCATGCTGGGCATGTTGGGCGGCGGCCAACTGGGCCGCATGTTCACTATCGCGGCGCGGGCCATGGGCTACCGCGTCACCGTCCTCGACCCGGACCCGGAAAGCCCGGCGGGCGGTCTGGCCGATGTCCACCTCCGCGCCGCCTACGACGACCCGGCGGCCCTGGATGAACTGGCCGCGACCTGCGCCGCCGTCACCACCGAATTCGAGAACGTGCCAGCCGAGAGCCTCCGCCGCCTGGCCGAGCGCACCCGCGTCAGTCCTTCGGCGGACAGCGTCTCCATCGCCCAGGACCGCATCGCCGAAAAGCGCTATATCGCCGGGGCCGGTCTCGCGGTGGCCCCGTTCCTCGCCATCGAAACCGCCCAGGACTTGGAACAGGACTTGAGCGGCCATCTGCCCGGCATCCTCAAACTGGCCCGCCTGGGCTACGACGGCAAGGGGCAAATCCGGGTCGCGACCGTCGCGGAAGCCCAAGCCGCCTTCGCACAGCTGGGCCAAAAGCCCTGTGTACTGGAACGGCGCTTGAACCTCCAGACCGAAGTCTCGGTGATCGTGGCCCGCACCGGCCCCGGCGAAACCACCACCTTCCCGGTGGCCGAGAACCAACACGAAGCCGGCATCCTCGATATCAGCATCGTCCCGGCCAGGATTTCCCCCGATGTGGCGCAACGGGCGCGGGACATGGCTTTGCAACTGGCCGAAGCCATGGATTACCGGGGCGTGCTGGCGGTGGAATTCTTCGTGCTGGATGGCGACGAACTGGTCATCAACGAAATCGCCCCGCGCCCGCACAACAGCGGCCATTACACCCTCGACGCCTGCCTCAACGACCAATTCGAGCAGCAGGTGCGGACCCTGTGCGGCCTGCCGCCCGGTTCCACCCGGTTGCTCAGCCCGGTGGTGATGGTCAACCTGTTGGGCGATATCTGGCGCGACGACGAACCGGCCTGGGACAAACTCCTCAGCCTGCCCAACGCCAAGCTCCACCTCTACGGCAAGAAAACCGCCCGCATCGGCCGCAAGATGGGGCATTTCAACGTGCTGGGCGACGCGGTGGACAGCGCCTTGGCGCAGGCTTTGGAATTGAAGCGGATGTTGCAGAATCCGTAG
- a CDS encoding DUF2269 family protein — MDIHFLKWVHICSSMLLFGTGLGTAFFKFTADLGRDLKVMGDTNRRVVLADWLFTTPTVVVQPLSGYALAQAYGYPWTAPWLLMSLGLYLVAGLCWLPVVYLQIRMRDDCAAALAAGRELDPRYWRDARLWFWLGVPAFLAMVGVIGLMVAKPALW, encoded by the coding sequence ATGGACATCCACTTCCTGAAATGGGTGCATATCTGTAGCTCTATGCTGTTGTTTGGCACCGGCCTGGGAACCGCGTTTTTCAAATTCACCGCCGACCTGGGCCGCGACCTCAAGGTCATGGGTGATACCAACCGCCGGGTGGTGCTGGCCGATTGGCTATTCACCACGCCGACGGTGGTGGTCCAGCCGCTATCGGGTTATGCCTTGGCCCAGGCCTATGGTTATCCCTGGACCGCGCCCTGGTTGCTGATGTCGCTGGGGCTTTATCTGGTGGCGGGCTTGTGCTGGCTGCCGGTGGTGTACCTGCAAATCCGTATGCGCGACGATTGCGCCGCCGCGCTGGCGGCGGGGCGCGAACTCGATCCCCGCTATTGGCGCGATGCCCGGCTGTGGTTTTGGCTGGGCGTCCCGGCCTTCCTGGCCATGGTCGGGGTGATTGGCTTGATGGTGGCCAAACCCGCTTTATGGTGA
- a CDS encoding SDR family oxidoreductase, translating into MRILVAGASGFIGGHVVRALLAAGHEVVAGVRRPQDFPRRDRCSALALDFSRPSEPGHGLPHLENIDAVINSVGILAEDRHNRFEAVHEHGPIALFEACRHAGIKRVVQISALGADETAFSRYHLSKQAADDFLAGTELDWVILQPSWAYGPGGKSLGLLAALAALPVMPVLGDGCQRLQPVAVEDVVAVVLRLLEPGAPSRVKLAVVGPRPMALAEILAVLRHWQGRASACSLSIPFPLALWLAENFGRWVATPFNGDTLRMLERGNTGDPAALAECLGRPPQDLSAVLAAGAATPAERRYAALRFLLPVLRWALGLLWLGSGLVSALLFPQEESYALLAGVGITGGLAPLALYGAAALDIALGIALLWRWRVPWVGAAQLGLMALYSVVIGIYLPEFLWHPFAPLLKNLPLMVATLIVIAAEDV; encoded by the coding sequence ATGCGTATCCTGGTCGCGGGGGCCTCCGGGTTTATCGGGGGGCATGTGGTGCGGGCATTGCTGGCGGCGGGGCATGAAGTCGTGGCGGGGGTGCGCCGTCCCCAAGATTTTCCCCGGCGCGACCGCTGTTCGGCGCTGGCCTTGGATTTTTCGCGGCCCTCCGAACCCGGTCATGGGTTGCCGCATCTCGAAAACATCGACGCCGTCATCAATAGCGTTGGCATCCTCGCCGAGGACCGGCACAACCGTTTCGAGGCCGTGCATGAACACGGACCCATCGCCTTGTTCGAGGCTTGCCGCCATGCCGGGATCAAAAGGGTCGTCCAGATTTCCGCCCTGGGCGCGGATGAAACCGCCTTCAGCCGTTACCACCTCAGTAAGCAGGCGGCGGACGATTTCCTGGCCGGTACGGAGTTGGACTGGGTCATCCTGCAACCCTCCTGGGCCTATGGTCCCGGCGGCAAAAGTCTGGGCCTGTTGGCCGCGCTGGCGGCTCTGCCGGTGATGCCTGTGTTGGGCGATGGCTGCCAGCGCTTGCAACCCGTGGCGGTGGAAGACGTGGTGGCGGTCGTGTTGCGCCTACTGGAGCCCGGCGCACCCAGCCGGGTCAAGCTCGCCGTGGTCGGACCCAGGCCGATGGCCTTGGCCGAAATCCTGGCGGTGCTGCGCCATTGGCAGGGCAGGGCATCGGCTTGCAGCTTATCGATTCCGTTCCCCCTGGCGCTGTGGTTGGCCGAAAATTTCGGGCGGTGGGTCGCGACGCCATTCAATGGCGACACCTTGCGTATGTTGGAGCGCGGCAATACCGGCGACCCCGCCGCCCTGGCCGAATGCTTGGGCCGTCCACCCCAGGATTTGTCAGCGGTCTTGGCGGCGGGCGCGGCCACGCCCGCCGAGCGCCGATATGCCGCGTTGCGGTTCCTGCTGCCTGTGCTGCGCTGGGCTTTGGGCTTGCTGTGGTTGGGGTCCGGCTTGGTGTCGGCGCTACTGTTCCCGCAGGAGGAAAGCTATGCCTTGCTGGCGGGCGTGGGCATCACCGGCGGCTTGGCCCCTTTGGCGCTGTACGGGGCTGCGGCCCTGGATATTGCGCTGGGAATCGCGCTGCTGTGGCGCTGGCGGGTGCCCTGGGTGGGCGCGGCCCAACTCGGGTTGATGGCGCTGTATTCGGTGGTCATCGGAATCTATCTGCCGGAATTCCTCTGGCATCCGTTCGCGCCCTTGCTCAAGAACCTGCCTTTGATGGTCGCCACCTTGATTGTGATCGCTGCGGAGGACGTTTGA